The Amycolatopsis mongoliensis genome includes a window with the following:
- a CDS encoding ABC transporter ATP-binding protein: MAEAITADGLTKAFGRTKALDGLDLTVHTGEVHGFLGPNGAGKTTTIRILLGLMRADGGRATLLGGNPWTDATELHRRLAYVPGDVTLWPNLTGGEVIDLLGRLRGGLDPKRREELVERFDLDPRKKGRTYSKGNRQKVALVAALASDVELLVLDEPTSGLDPLMEEVFRQVVAEERQRGERTVLLSSHILSEVEALCDRVTIIRAGRTVESGSLDELRHLGRITIDASLAHVPADLASLPGVHDLSSYGSHVHLAVDQAALDDVMRHLAGAGLRNLVSRPPTLEELFLRHYQQDEPVGAAR; the protein is encoded by the coding sequence ATGGCCGAAGCGATCACCGCCGACGGCCTCACCAAGGCGTTCGGCCGGACGAAAGCCCTCGACGGGCTCGACCTGACCGTCCACACCGGCGAGGTGCACGGCTTCCTCGGGCCGAACGGCGCCGGCAAGACCACCACGATCCGCATCCTGCTGGGGCTGATGCGGGCCGACGGCGGCCGCGCCACCCTGCTCGGCGGGAACCCCTGGACCGACGCGACCGAGCTGCACAGACGGCTCGCGTACGTGCCGGGCGACGTCACGCTCTGGCCGAACCTCACCGGTGGCGAGGTCATCGACCTGCTCGGCCGGCTGCGCGGCGGTCTCGACCCGAAGCGGCGCGAGGAGCTCGTCGAGCGCTTCGACCTCGACCCGCGCAAGAAGGGCCGGACGTACTCGAAGGGCAACCGGCAGAAGGTCGCGCTGGTCGCGGCGCTGGCGTCCGATGTGGAGCTGCTGGTGCTCGACGAGCCGACGTCCGGGCTCGACCCGCTGATGGAGGAGGTGTTCCGGCAGGTCGTCGCGGAGGAACGGCAGCGCGGCGAGCGGACCGTGCTGCTGTCCTCGCACATCCTGTCCGAGGTCGAGGCGCTCTGCGACCGCGTCACGATCATCCGGGCCGGGCGCACGGTCGAGTCGGGCAGCCTGGACGAGCTGCGGCACCTGGGCCGGATCACGATCGACGCCTCGCTCGCCCACGTCCCCGCGGACCTGGCTTCGCTGCCGGGCGTGCACGACCTGAGCTCGTACGGCTCGCACGTCCACCTGGCCGTCGACCAGGCCGCGCTGGACGACGTGATGCGGCACCTGGCCGGGGCCGGGCTGCGGAACCTGGTCAGCCGGCCGCCGACGCTCGAAGAGCTGTTCCTGCGCCACTACCAGCAGGACGAACCGGTCGGAGCGGCGCGATGA